The following are from one region of the Lytechinus pictus isolate F3 Inbred chromosome 4, Lp3.0, whole genome shotgun sequence genome:
- the LOC129259507 gene encoding uncharacterized protein LOC129259507 isoform X4, with translation MSSDPRAKTLLAALSEVDNNPAALGFLQTTFTVFNQQSPSPAVSNPSTRASSSTDEEVEVISSDTSSSSSSSAPKFQLIVSPQHRDPQTYDRTIAKAIPKKASTPGKESATTANEKTWNGTQVQKHEVKHDVLSAGADSNTPTGKFEKAGWCRNAMNTSPPKGGGRGRGQGRGRGQGRGRGRGDHGNQGNQTRGRGRALRGNATGLNMAGRQQQTTPVATQQVAQVAARNWRYANSNSSSKPPVQEHAVSVLTIPHTAAATITATGNCANNQSQNVSSVASNCSTTIQGGNNSVVSSTQSVATLSTQPEDTPEKMEVVAPEIGEEENVTAAPAAKSESKESFESCEIIDQASSPKEDPMEALCSNCGIWSMDDRYCLSCQCDFTQRKPKKTRPRTIEFIPAPRQTFRKGTSKKIGNSVLLSPIDSSSKARYSTGTTSHGTGILSTSSSTMAKISHETSVSNSKPASGTSSHSLSLKSTTAISSQESDTSTNLGSAPVTSSHESSKSSDPGSATAENSHGTSLIKTSTGTTGSESSQSNLVSIKTFSSAFSGFCVKPHPTTKQRYIIVKNPEEETNPVSVSTSSPSISAKAFYVNKIAAVSSAPPVSTGGIATSAAAPTDAKESGAQNNRKRSLKSNGGRRTSAKRAPPKRKEPEIVLISDSEDEEESAKQKPSAAAASEDATESDEELARSFMTVKAKMRDKRGDLVGRSDTQGGKDSTDGHHSLQGDPNSLNVAFNVSILRFGSWPMHAVGTTLRLPAVSMTPDGFHFHFQQSTHKCGKIELLVKDIEKCDHYLSDDGFSTFFIMPTPNFSQVVRSRLSMNRKVVHFDPGSKEEYEKMVVIRSAQELHVHSYREKVQKVLAAMAEKSDNSGLKFEPIDKARTTALLESSTRPEMKGTVFITRPNNGSHAATLNSADRPVSITMQQLARVGSGQGAMVKTKASSDDQFDNKLFVYPPPPKFGGITVTTEDRDCLEEGEFLNDVIIDFYLKYIVMEKLSDVDRERTHLFSCFFYKRLLQQDTRGNISPDLNGLTPKEKRHQKVRKWTRHVDIFAKDFIIIPINDCAHWFVAIICFAGDVINMKKGNSKSPSQSPSPSSSNQPSPASAASPATPSPATPSRATPSPSEQPANHNVALNQAANHGNPGVQAPASQISQGSKSPLGQSTQTVHDTSQSANRMAEAAHVGQQPATQGSNSTNEEEPMDTSESPDERMDDHESERTTREVKDNASDPSDNPLNKSSGKSTEALKASNSTSVSEKVTSDSAISSSKPHPKTQPTQSPAVNGGAAAAKGHLLDFDYQQYHVGKQKNFRQPCILVFDSLAGPPRRNVIAKLRDYLTIEWEKKKGGKCEFTTANMKGMNPKIPQQNNFSDCGLYVCQYVETFFEKPIRNYHSPMRGLQNWFPEEVVARKRQEICNAIKALHEAYKARR, from the exons CTCTGAGTGAAGTTGATAATAACCCAGCAGCATTGGGGTTCCTGCAGACTACTTTCACTGTTTTCAATCAACAGTCTCCTTCACCGGCCGTAAGCAACCCTTCAACAAGAGCTTCATCATCAACAGA TGAAGAAGTTGAAGTGATCAGCTCAGATACATCAAGTTCTTCTAGCTCTTCTGCACCAAAGTTTCAGCTAATCGTGTCGCCTCAACATCGTGACCCacag ACATATGACAGGACAATTGCGAAAGCAATTCCAAAGAAAGCATCGACACCAGGCAAGGAGAGTGCTACAACTGCCAATGAGAAGACTTGGAATGGTACACAGGTACAGAAACATGAAGTCAAGCACGATGTACTGAGTGCAGGAGCTGACAG CAACACCCCAACTGGAAAATTTGAGAAGGCTGGCTGGTGCCGAAATGCAATGAATACCTCACCGCCCAAGGGTGGGGGTCGTGGAAGAGGTCAAGGCAGGGGAAGAGGGCAAGGAAGAGGGAGGGGCAGAGGGGATCATGGTAACCAAGGCAACCAAACCAGAGGAAGGGGGCGAGCTCTCCGAGGCAACGCAACAGGCTTGAATATGGCAGG GAGACAGCAACAGACAACTCCTGTTGCAACACAGCAAGTTGCTCAAGTAGCAGCGAGGAACTGGCGCTATGCCAACAG CAATTCAAGCTCCAAACCGCCTGTCCAAGAGCACGCCGTGTCAGTGTTAACCATACCACACACCGCAGCTGCAACAATCACTGCCACCGGCAACTGTGCAAACAACCAATCCCAGAATGTCAGCAGTGTTGCGAGCAACTGTTCCACCACCATTCAAGGTGGCAATAACTCTGTTGTTTCTTCCACCCAGTCGGTGGCAACGCTATCCACACAACCCGAAGATACTCCAGAGAAAATGGAGGTTGTAGCACCTGAAATAGGAGAAGAAG AAAATGTAACTGCTGCACCTGCTGCAAAGTCAGAGAGTAAGGAGTCTTTCGAATCATGTGAGATTATAGACCAAGCTAGCTCTCCTAAAGAAGACCCAATG GAAGCATTGTGCTCAAACTGTGGGATATGGTCTATGGATGATCGATACTGTTTATCCTGTCAATGTGATTTTACACAACGCAAGCCAAAGAAAACTCGCCCAAGGACTATAGAGTTTATTCCAGCCCCACGACAAACCTTCCGTAAAGggacttcaaagaaaattggAAATTCGGTGTTGTTATCACCAATAGACTCTTCATCAAAAGCTAGGTACAGCACAGGAACAACCTCACATGGAACCGGCATACTGTCTACGTCTAGTTCTACAATGGCGAAGATTTCGCATGAGACTAGCGTATCAAATTCAAAACCCGCCTCTGGGACAAGTTCACATAGCTTATCTTTGAAGTCTACAACAGCGATAAGTTCACAAGAGTCCGACACATCAACAAATCTTGGATCTGCTCCAGTGACGAGTTCACACGAGTCAAGCAAATCATCTGACCCTGGTTCTGCAACTGCTGAGAACTCACATGGGACAAGCCTAATAAAAACAAGCACAGGGACCACAGGGAGTGAAAGTTCCCAATCAAATTTAGTGAGCATCAAGACCTTCTCGTCAGCGTTTTCTGGATTTTGTGTGAAGCCTCATCCTACAACTAAGCAGAGATACATAATTGTTAAAAATCCAGAGGAGGAGACCAACCCCGTCTCGGTTTCAACCAGCTCGCCATCCATCAGTGCAAAGGCATTCTACGTGAATAAGATAGCGGCGGTCAGCTCTGCGCCGCCCGTCAGCACGGGAGGCATTGCTACGTCAGCTGCCGCGCCGACTGATGCAAAGGAAAGTGGTGCccagaataataggaagagaaGCCTGAAGTCAAATGGAGGAAGAAGAACATCTGCAAAACGAGCTCCGCCAAAGCGAAAGGAACCAG AAATTGTCCTAATATCGGATAGCgaagacgaagaagaaagtGCCAAACAAAAGCCTTCTGCTGCAGCTGCTTCCGAAgatg CCACAGAATCGGATGAGGAGTTAGCCCGGTCTTTCATGACGGTGAAAGCCAAGATGAGGGACAAG AGAGGAGATTTAGTGGGAAGATCGGACACTCAAGGTGGCAAAGACTCTACCGATGGTCATCACTCTCTCCAGGGCGATCCTAACTCTCTAAATGTAGCCTTCAATGTCTCGATCCTCCGTTTTGGTTCATGGCCTATGCACGCGGTAGGGACTACGCTGAGACTCCCTGCTGTGTCAATGACGCCTGATggctttcattttcatttccaac AATCAACCCACAAATGTGGTAAGATTGAGCTGCTGGTAAAGGACATTGAGAAATGTGATCATTACCTGAGCGACGACGGCTTCTCAACGTTTTTCATCATGCCGACGCCTAACTTTTCTCAAGTTGTACGATCCCGTCTCTCcatgaatcgcaaggtagtgCACTTTGATCCTGGGAGTAAAG AGGAGTATGAGAAGATGGTTGTGATTCGTTCTGCCCAGGAGCTACATGTCCATTCCTACAGGGAGAAGGTCCAAAAGGTGCTCGCCGCTATGGCTGAAAAGAGTGATAACTCTG GTTTGAAATTTGAGCCAATAGACAAGGCGAGGACCACTGCCCTCCTCGAATCCTCAACGAGACCCGAGATGAAGGGCACGGTCTTCATTACAAGGCCAAACAACGGTTCCCATGCAGCTACCCTCAATTCAGCTGACCGTCCAGTTTCCATTACCATGCAGCAACTCGCCAGGGTAGGGAGTGGTCAGGGTGCAATGGTCAAGACCAAAGCCAGCTCTGATGACCAGTTTGATAA TAAATTATTTGTGTATCCACCACCACCCAAGTTTGGTGGAATCACCGTGACAACAGAAGACAGAGACTGCCTTGAAGAAGGGGAATTCCTGAATGATGTCATCATTGATTTCTATCTAAA ATACATTGTGATGGAGAAACTGAGTGATGTGGACCGGGAGAGGACCCATCTATTCAGCTGTTTCTTCTACAAGCGATTGCTGCAACAGGACACGCGAGGTAACATCTCGCCGGACCTCAACGGACTCACCCCGAAGGAGAAACGACATCAGAAGGTCAGGAAGTGGACTCGTCATGTCGATATCTTTGCCAAAGACTTCATCATAATTCCCATCAATGACTG tgCACATTGGTTTGTTGCAATCATCTGTTTTGCTGGGGATGTAATCAACATGAAGAAAGGAAACAGTAAATCTCCATCCCAATCCCCCAGCCCATCATCGTCAAATCAACCATCACCGGCATCAGCAGCATCGCCTGCCACACCCTCCCCCGCCACTCCATCACGGGCCACGCCCTCACCATCAGAACAGCCAGCCAATCATAATGTAGCCCTTAACCAAGCAGCCAATCACGGGAACCCAGGTGTCCAAGCGCCAGCATCTCAAATTTCTCAAGGCTCAAAGTCACCTTTAGGACAGTCCACACAGACAGTGCATGATACCAGCCAATCAGCCAATCGGATGGCAGAGGCTGCACATGTCGGCCAGCAACCAGCCACTCAGGGAAGCAATAGCACAAATGAGGAGGAGCCAATGGACACTTCAGAGAGTCCGGATGAAAGGATGGACGATCATGAAAGTGAAAGAACTACACGAGAGGTGAAAGACAATGCAAGTGACCCTTCAGACAATCCACTTAACAAGTCCTCAGGGAAGAGTACAGAAGCACTTAAAGCTTCAAACAGTACATCAGTTTCAGAAAAG GTTACGTCAGACAGTGCAATATCATCCAGCAAACCTCATCCAAAGACCCAACCGACCCAGTCGCCAGCTGTCAACGGAGGGGCAGCTGCAGCCAAAGGACATCTCCTGGACTTTGATTATCAGCAATACCATGTTGGAAAACAAAAGAACTTCAGGCA GCCATGTATCCTTGTCTTTGATTCGTTGGCTGGGCCACCGAGGAGAAATGTCATTGCTAAACTGAGAGA CTATTTGACGATAGAatgggagaaaaagaaaggaggaaaatgtGAGTTTACTACTGCCAACATGAAGGGCATGAATCCTAAGATACCTCAACAGAATAACTTCAGTGACTGTGGATTGTATGTCTGCCAGTATGTAGAAACTTTCTTTGAG
- the LOC129259507 gene encoding uncharacterized protein LOC129259507 isoform X3: MSSDPRAKTLLAALSEVDNNPAALGFLQTTFTVFNQQSPSPAVSNPSTRASSSTDEEVEVISSDTSSSSSSSAPKFQLIVSPQHRDPQTYDRTIAKAIPKKASTPGKESATTANEKTWNGTQVQKHEVKHDVLSAGADSNTPTGKFEKAGWCRNAMNTSPPKGGGRGRGQGRGRGQGRGRGRGDHGNQGNQTRGRGRALRGNATGLNMAGRQQQTTPVATQQVAQVAARNWRYANSNSSSKPPVQEHAVSVLTIPHTAAATITATGNCANNQSQNVSSVASNCSTTIQGGNNSVVSSTQSVATLSTQPEDTPEKMEVVAPEIGEEENVTAAPAAKSESKESFESCEIIDQASSPKEDPMEALCSNCGIWSMDDRYCLSCQCDFTQRKPKKTRPRTIEFIPAPRQTFRKGTSKKIGNSVLLSPIDSSSKARYSTGTTSHGTGILSTSSSTMAKISHETSVSNSKPASGTSSHSLSLKSTTAISSQESDTSTNLGSAPVTSSHESSKSSDPGSATAENSHGTSLIKTSTGTTGSESSQSNLVSIKTFSSAFSGFCVKPHPTTKQRYIIVKNPEEETNPVSVSTSSPSISAKAFYVNKIAAVSSAPPVSTGGIATSAAAPTDAKESGAQNNRKRSLKSNGGRRTSAKRAPPKRKEPEIVLISDSEDEEESAKQKPSAAAASEDVATESDEELARSFMTVKAKMRDKRGDLVGRSDTQGGKDSTDGHHSLQGDPNSLNVAFNVSILRFGSWPMHAVGTTLRLPAVSMTPDGFHFHFQQSTHKCGKIELLVKDIEKCDHYLSDDGFSTFFIMPTPNFSQVVRSRLSMNRKVVHFDPGSKEEYEKMVVIRSAQELHVHSYREKVQKVLAAMAEKSDNSGLKFEPIDKARTTALLESSTRPEMKGTVFITRPNNGSHAATLNSADRPVSITMQQLARVGSGQGAMVKTKASSDDQFDNKLFVYPPPPKFGGITVTTEDRDCLEEGEFLNDVIIDFYLKYIVMEKLSDVDRERTHLFSCFFYKRLLQQDTRGNISPDLNGLTPKEKRHQKVRKWTRHVDIFAKDFIIIPINDCAHWFVAIICFAGDVINMKKGNSKSPSQSPSPSSSNQPSPASAASPATPSPATPSRATPSPSEQPANHNVALNQAANHGNPGVQAPASQISQGSKSPLGQSTQTVHDTSQSANRMAEAAHVGQQPATQGSNSTNEEEPMDTSESPDERMDDHESERTTREVKDNASDPSDNPLNKSSGKSTEALKASNSTSVSEKVTSDSAISSSKPHPKTQPTQSPAVNGGAAAAKGHLLDFDYQQYHVGKQKNFRQPCILVFDSLAGPPRRNVIAKLRDYLTIEWEKKKGGKCEFTTANMKGMNPKIPQQNNFSDCGLYVCQYVETFFEKPIRNYHSPMRGLQNWFPEEVVARKRQEICNAIKALHEAYKARR, encoded by the exons CTCTGAGTGAAGTTGATAATAACCCAGCAGCATTGGGGTTCCTGCAGACTACTTTCACTGTTTTCAATCAACAGTCTCCTTCACCGGCCGTAAGCAACCCTTCAACAAGAGCTTCATCATCAACAGA TGAAGAAGTTGAAGTGATCAGCTCAGATACATCAAGTTCTTCTAGCTCTTCTGCACCAAAGTTTCAGCTAATCGTGTCGCCTCAACATCGTGACCCacag ACATATGACAGGACAATTGCGAAAGCAATTCCAAAGAAAGCATCGACACCAGGCAAGGAGAGTGCTACAACTGCCAATGAGAAGACTTGGAATGGTACACAGGTACAGAAACATGAAGTCAAGCACGATGTACTGAGTGCAGGAGCTGACAG CAACACCCCAACTGGAAAATTTGAGAAGGCTGGCTGGTGCCGAAATGCAATGAATACCTCACCGCCCAAGGGTGGGGGTCGTGGAAGAGGTCAAGGCAGGGGAAGAGGGCAAGGAAGAGGGAGGGGCAGAGGGGATCATGGTAACCAAGGCAACCAAACCAGAGGAAGGGGGCGAGCTCTCCGAGGCAACGCAACAGGCTTGAATATGGCAGG GAGACAGCAACAGACAACTCCTGTTGCAACACAGCAAGTTGCTCAAGTAGCAGCGAGGAACTGGCGCTATGCCAACAG CAATTCAAGCTCCAAACCGCCTGTCCAAGAGCACGCCGTGTCAGTGTTAACCATACCACACACCGCAGCTGCAACAATCACTGCCACCGGCAACTGTGCAAACAACCAATCCCAGAATGTCAGCAGTGTTGCGAGCAACTGTTCCACCACCATTCAAGGTGGCAATAACTCTGTTGTTTCTTCCACCCAGTCGGTGGCAACGCTATCCACACAACCCGAAGATACTCCAGAGAAAATGGAGGTTGTAGCACCTGAAATAGGAGAAGAAG AAAATGTAACTGCTGCACCTGCTGCAAAGTCAGAGAGTAAGGAGTCTTTCGAATCATGTGAGATTATAGACCAAGCTAGCTCTCCTAAAGAAGACCCAATG GAAGCATTGTGCTCAAACTGTGGGATATGGTCTATGGATGATCGATACTGTTTATCCTGTCAATGTGATTTTACACAACGCAAGCCAAAGAAAACTCGCCCAAGGACTATAGAGTTTATTCCAGCCCCACGACAAACCTTCCGTAAAGggacttcaaagaaaattggAAATTCGGTGTTGTTATCACCAATAGACTCTTCATCAAAAGCTAGGTACAGCACAGGAACAACCTCACATGGAACCGGCATACTGTCTACGTCTAGTTCTACAATGGCGAAGATTTCGCATGAGACTAGCGTATCAAATTCAAAACCCGCCTCTGGGACAAGTTCACATAGCTTATCTTTGAAGTCTACAACAGCGATAAGTTCACAAGAGTCCGACACATCAACAAATCTTGGATCTGCTCCAGTGACGAGTTCACACGAGTCAAGCAAATCATCTGACCCTGGTTCTGCAACTGCTGAGAACTCACATGGGACAAGCCTAATAAAAACAAGCACAGGGACCACAGGGAGTGAAAGTTCCCAATCAAATTTAGTGAGCATCAAGACCTTCTCGTCAGCGTTTTCTGGATTTTGTGTGAAGCCTCATCCTACAACTAAGCAGAGATACATAATTGTTAAAAATCCAGAGGAGGAGACCAACCCCGTCTCGGTTTCAACCAGCTCGCCATCCATCAGTGCAAAGGCATTCTACGTGAATAAGATAGCGGCGGTCAGCTCTGCGCCGCCCGTCAGCACGGGAGGCATTGCTACGTCAGCTGCCGCGCCGACTGATGCAAAGGAAAGTGGTGCccagaataataggaagagaaGCCTGAAGTCAAATGGAGGAAGAAGAACATCTGCAAAACGAGCTCCGCCAAAGCGAAAGGAACCAG AAATTGTCCTAATATCGGATAGCgaagacgaagaagaaagtGCCAAACAAAAGCCTTCTGCTGCAGCTGCTTCCGAAgatg TAGCCACAGAATCGGATGAGGAGTTAGCCCGGTCTTTCATGACGGTGAAAGCCAAGATGAGGGACAAG AGAGGAGATTTAGTGGGAAGATCGGACACTCAAGGTGGCAAAGACTCTACCGATGGTCATCACTCTCTCCAGGGCGATCCTAACTCTCTAAATGTAGCCTTCAATGTCTCGATCCTCCGTTTTGGTTCATGGCCTATGCACGCGGTAGGGACTACGCTGAGACTCCCTGCTGTGTCAATGACGCCTGATggctttcattttcatttccaac AATCAACCCACAAATGTGGTAAGATTGAGCTGCTGGTAAAGGACATTGAGAAATGTGATCATTACCTGAGCGACGACGGCTTCTCAACGTTTTTCATCATGCCGACGCCTAACTTTTCTCAAGTTGTACGATCCCGTCTCTCcatgaatcgcaaggtagtgCACTTTGATCCTGGGAGTAAAG AGGAGTATGAGAAGATGGTTGTGATTCGTTCTGCCCAGGAGCTACATGTCCATTCCTACAGGGAGAAGGTCCAAAAGGTGCTCGCCGCTATGGCTGAAAAGAGTGATAACTCTG GTTTGAAATTTGAGCCAATAGACAAGGCGAGGACCACTGCCCTCCTCGAATCCTCAACGAGACCCGAGATGAAGGGCACGGTCTTCATTACAAGGCCAAACAACGGTTCCCATGCAGCTACCCTCAATTCAGCTGACCGTCCAGTTTCCATTACCATGCAGCAACTCGCCAGGGTAGGGAGTGGTCAGGGTGCAATGGTCAAGACCAAAGCCAGCTCTGATGACCAGTTTGATAA TAAATTATTTGTGTATCCACCACCACCCAAGTTTGGTGGAATCACCGTGACAACAGAAGACAGAGACTGCCTTGAAGAAGGGGAATTCCTGAATGATGTCATCATTGATTTCTATCTAAA ATACATTGTGATGGAGAAACTGAGTGATGTGGACCGGGAGAGGACCCATCTATTCAGCTGTTTCTTCTACAAGCGATTGCTGCAACAGGACACGCGAGGTAACATCTCGCCGGACCTCAACGGACTCACCCCGAAGGAGAAACGACATCAGAAGGTCAGGAAGTGGACTCGTCATGTCGATATCTTTGCCAAAGACTTCATCATAATTCCCATCAATGACTG tgCACATTGGTTTGTTGCAATCATCTGTTTTGCTGGGGATGTAATCAACATGAAGAAAGGAAACAGTAAATCTCCATCCCAATCCCCCAGCCCATCATCGTCAAATCAACCATCACCGGCATCAGCAGCATCGCCTGCCACACCCTCCCCCGCCACTCCATCACGGGCCACGCCCTCACCATCAGAACAGCCAGCCAATCATAATGTAGCCCTTAACCAAGCAGCCAATCACGGGAACCCAGGTGTCCAAGCGCCAGCATCTCAAATTTCTCAAGGCTCAAAGTCACCTTTAGGACAGTCCACACAGACAGTGCATGATACCAGCCAATCAGCCAATCGGATGGCAGAGGCTGCACATGTCGGCCAGCAACCAGCCACTCAGGGAAGCAATAGCACAAATGAGGAGGAGCCAATGGACACTTCAGAGAGTCCGGATGAAAGGATGGACGATCATGAAAGTGAAAGAACTACACGAGAGGTGAAAGACAATGCAAGTGACCCTTCAGACAATCCACTTAACAAGTCCTCAGGGAAGAGTACAGAAGCACTTAAAGCTTCAAACAGTACATCAGTTTCAGAAAAG GTTACGTCAGACAGTGCAATATCATCCAGCAAACCTCATCCAAAGACCCAACCGACCCAGTCGCCAGCTGTCAACGGAGGGGCAGCTGCAGCCAAAGGACATCTCCTGGACTTTGATTATCAGCAATACCATGTTGGAAAACAAAAGAACTTCAGGCA GCCATGTATCCTTGTCTTTGATTCGTTGGCTGGGCCACCGAGGAGAAATGTCATTGCTAAACTGAGAGA CTATTTGACGATAGAatgggagaaaaagaaaggaggaaaatgtGAGTTTACTACTGCCAACATGAAGGGCATGAATCCTAAGATACCTCAACAGAATAACTTCAGTGACTGTGGATTGTATGTCTGCCAGTATGTAGAAACTTTCTTTGAG